The following nucleotide sequence is from Thermodesulfobacteriota bacterium.
GAGGTCCTTCACCCTGCCGCCCCTTATGAGCACGACCGAGTGTTCCTGGAGGTTATGCCCTATTCCGGGTATGTAGGAGGTTACCTCCATACCGTTGGTGAGCCTGACCCTTGCCACCTTCCTCAAGGCCGAGTTCGGCTTCTTTGGCGTGGTGGTATATACCCTGACGCATACCCCCCTTTTCTGGGGACAAGACTCAAGGGCCGGCGAGGCGGTCTTGTGTTTGGGCCTCTTCCTTCCCTTACGTACAAGCTGATTTACTGTAGGCATTTAAAGCACTTACCTCCAAGGTGGGACGCCGCTTGCGGGCGACCGCATTACATACGGATTAAAAGTTTATAATTTTATCAACTCTTGGGCGTGCTGTCAAGGAGTTATAGCGACTCCCTCGACCTTTTCTTCGACCTTCGCGGCCCTTTCAACCCTTTCGGGCTCCCGCGCCTCCTCTTCTTCCTCGTCATCAAAGCGCGCCACCACCCCCTTGTAGTCCCTGAAACCCGTGCCGGCGGGTATGAGACGCCCCATTATAACGTTCTCCTTCAACCCCCTCAGCCTATCTATC
It contains:
- the rpsL gene encoding 30S ribosomal protein S12; translated protein: MPTVNQLVRKGRKRPKHKTASPALESCPQKRGVCVRVYTTTPKKPNSALRKVARVRLTNGMEVTSYIPGIGHNLQEHSVVLIRGGRVKDL